CTTTACATGATTTTGCAGTTATCAGTCTCAGTGACATACTCACGCCCTTGTCTGAGATCAAAAGAAAGGTCAGTGCTGCTGCCGAGGCAGATTTCATCATTGCTTTTTACAATCCACGTAGCAAAAGAAGAACAAAACCCTTGAATGAGGCCTTAAAGATAATTCGAAATTTTCGAAATCCACAAACCCCTGTGGGGATAGTTAAAACCAGTGATGAAGGTTCTGAAGTTAGAATTGTTTCCCTGGAAGAGTTAAATGAGGAAGAGGTGGATATGAACACCACGCTACTGGTGGGTAACACCTTCACCTATGTGGATGATGGTAAAATGGTGACTCCACGTGGGTATGTTCTACCTTATTCAACTCACCCTCTTGCAATTGAATTCTACCAGAAATACTTGGCTGGAGAAGGTAATAATGGGGCAAACACTGCTTGTGAATATTATCCCTGTCACAGTCACCCTCAAAATTGTACATTCTGTTACTGTCCATTTTATCCCTGCGGAGACCCATCTACAGGGGGTCACTGGATAAAAGAGAAGAAAGTGTGGAGTTGCGATAGTTGTACTTGGATACATCAGGATGATACTGTGCAATGCATACAGGGTAAGTTACCTCAACTTATGGAAAAAGTGGAAGACCTTCAGGATAAGAAGAAGGAGCTTCTTAAATTAAGGAGAGAATGTGTTTATCTGACTAAATAAAAAGAGCTTCTCTTGATTATTGTGGGGCTTGTTTTCAAGTCATTTATCTTTGCCAATTATATTTAAAAATCACTTTATACTTAACCATAATTCTTGGTTGAATTAAAAATCAATCAATTTTAAAAATTATAATGAGTTATTATTCCATTTTCACATGGATTTGGTTTATGGTCCTGATTAGTTTACAACAGAATTTAGTTTACAAAAATAGTATTAAGATATTTTTAATGAATGATAATTAAATAAACTAATATTGGGTAAGTTCAGCAATTTTTCCCATAGTATAATGTACCAGGTCCAACATATTAACATTAGTGATATAAAATGATTCGAATAAAAAGAGCCTACCAGTCACCTGCCCAGAAGGATGGTTACCGGATTATGGTTGATCGAGTATGGCCACGTGGAGTATCTAAACAAAGGTTAAAAATGGATGCATGGCTAAAAGACATAGCTCCCAGTCATGATTTGCGCAGATGGCTGTCTCAAAATTCCCAAAAATGGGAAGAATTTAAGACTAAATACAGAGAAGAGTTACAGGATAAAGCTGAATTTTTAAACCAGATACTGGACCTGGAGAAGGAGAAAGAAACTGTCACCTTAGTCTATACCTCTGGTAATACAGAACATAATAATGCGGTTGTTCTGAAGGAAGTTCTGGATGAATTAAAGACATAAATTAAAGACATAAATTCATCAAATAATCCAGGTTAAATAAACAAAAAAAACCATATAATACTTCAAAAATAAACCAGACACATCAAAACATCTGGTTTCTACCCTTATTTTTAGAGAAATTTTAGAGAACCCTTATTTTGATATATATATATATATTTATCATTAATCTTATTAGGAAAAGTTTGCTTACACGCTCTTAAAGGGAATTAACCTTGAATAAAAAAATAGGGAAATAAGGGGAACCAGTTATAAATCTAGTTCCATTATCCCTTCAAAGACACTAACTGCATCACCTTCCATGAAGGCACCTAATTTTCCATCTTTTTCGTACACAGTTATCTGAAGGTCTCCTCCAGGGAGGTGTACAAGCACGTCTTTTTGAAGTAAACCCATCTTGTATCCTGCAATAACAGTGCTGGTGGCTCCAGTACCGCAAGCCATGGTGAAACCAGCACCCCTTTCCCAGGTTAGCATTTCCACTTCCTGTGGGCTGACCACACCCACGAAGTGCACGTTAGTCCTCTCCGGGAATGCATCGTGGTTTTCAATAAGGGGGCCCAGATGATCCAGAGCCACTCCTTCCAAGTTATCTGTGAAGATAATGGCATGGGGGTTGCCAACGCTGATTGCAGTAAGTTTCAGGGGTTCGTCATCAACCAACAACTCCTGATCAATGAATTCTTCTTCATCACAGTCCATGGGTATTTCACTGGTTTTAAAGGTTGCAATCCCCATGTTAACTCGGATGGATTTTACGATACCATTTTCAACATGTAATGTTAGTTCTTTGGTTCCTCCCAGGGTTTCCACACTCATTTTCTTCTGTTTGAGGACATCATTCTCATAGACGTATTTACCAAAGCATCTGATTCCATTACCACACATCTCTGCTTCACTACCGTCGCTGTTGAATATCCGGAAGCGGATATCTTCC
The Methanobacterium sp. Maddingley MBC34 genome window above contains:
- a CDS encoding precorrin-3B C17-methyltransferase (PFAM: Cysteine-rich small domain; Tetrapyrrole (Corrin/Porphyrin) Methylases~TIGRFAM: precorrin-3B C17-methyltransferase), yielding MIKIVGIGPRREDMTLRALKALEESEVIIGYGGYTRQIKDLLDGKEIISKGMGQEVNRAELAIDYSKKGFQVAVISSGDPGVYGMANVIHQVMGKYSGVEVEVIPGVTAVNYSAALLGAPLHDFAVISLSDILTPLSEIKRKVSAAAEADFIIAFYNPRSKRRTKPLNEALKIIRNFRNPQTPVGIVKTSDEGSEVRIVSLEELNEEEVDMNTTLLVGNTFTYVDDGKMVTPRGYVLPYSTHPLAIEFYQKYLAGEGNNGANTACEYYPCHSHPQNCTFCYCPFYPCGDPSTGGHWIKEKKVWSCDSCTWIHQDDTVQCIQGKLPQLMEKVEDLQDKKKELLKLRRECVYLTK
- a CDS encoding hypothetical protein (PFAM: Protein of unknown function, DUF488) gives rise to the protein MIRIKRAYQSPAQKDGYRIMVDRVWPRGVSKQRLKMDAWLKDIAPSHDLRRWLSQNSQKWEEFKTKYREELQDKAEFLNQILDLEKEKETVTLVYTSGNTEHNNAVVLKEVLDELKT
- a CDS encoding diaminopimelate epimerase (PFAM: Diaminopimelate epimerase~TIGRFAM: diaminopimelate epimerase); this encodes MSERIILLFHKMHGLGNDYVVIDESIEEIIPEEKKPEIASELCTRGFSVGADGVIFVVPSAGEDIRFRIFNSDGSEAEMCGNGIRCFGKYVYENDVLKQKKMSVETLGGTKELTLHVENGIVKSIRVNMGIATFKTSEIPMDCDEEEFIDQELLVDDEPLKLTAISVGNPHAIIFTDNLEGVALDHLGPLIENHDAFPERTNVHFVGVVSPQEVEMLTWERGAGFTMACGTGATSTVIAGYKMGLLQKDVLVHLPGGDLQITVYEKDGKLGAFMEGDAVSVFEGIMELDL